The following DNA comes from Anopheles coustani chromosome 2, idAnoCousDA_361_x.2, whole genome shotgun sequence.
TGTTCGTACCGTATTGAAAGCTACTGGTCGTATGAAGTTTGCCATGGCAATTACATCAAGCAGTATCACGAAGAGCGCcacgaaaaatcgaccaaaGTCCAGGAATATTTTCTCGGCCGATGGGATAAACAGAAGACGGAAGCAATGAAGGCACGGCAAAAGAGCGGCGAATCAGAGAAGGAGCAGATGAAGTATAAAAAGATTGAAGGTTTCAATCTGCCGTACCTCGAACTGGAGATGGATTCCGGCACAATTTGTGACCTGAACGGGGAACCTCGTGTGACGAAAATCCTGTACGTATGCTACATGTTTGGCAAGAACGAAGTATATTCGCTGAAAGAAACCTCCACGTGTAACTACGAGGTAATCATCCTGACGGCTGGTTTGTGCACCCATCCGAAGTACAAACCACAAGACACGGAGGAGAACAAGATCAACTGCAGTCCCGTTGGAGATTCACCTCGTAAGCCGAAAGCTTTGTTGCAGATGGAGGTGGATAAACTGCGGCAAAAGTATCAGCAGCTGTCGGTATGTTAAGGCTACTCGTTTAATTAGCATGGACTCATTGCGATTGGTGTTTGCATTGGTTTCGTTATGCTCGTTTTGACGCTTCACATTTTCTTTGCCCttaatcctttttttatcatgCTTCTGCTTTCGGTCACCTCATTCTCTCATCTTTTACCAACTTCTGTTTATCTTTTGTacgtatttttctttcatttccctTTCTGCCCTATTTTCCTCAGGTCACTATTAGCGACGTATTAGGATATGAAATGCCTGCAATGAGTGAGGTTCGTTCTGTTTATGCACATTCCGGTGTGAATTTTAATATGTTTAGTCTTTGAACGCAACACAGAGATTGCTTATAACTTCTCCACATGATTTTTGTACTTCATCTTATCGGTTTTACTTAAATGTCTTACCATATGCAACAGGATGGTTCCATTCGAGGTGATCTCATTCGCAAAGATGAAGAGTTTTCGTTCGGCTGGAAAGGTTTGGAGATTGATCCAGCTGATGAGGAAGGCGAAACACCTGTCTCTTCGATGTCCAAGCGTCCAAAGAAATCCAAGGAATTAACCTCGCTACTAGAATTTTTGGATGGTGCCTATTGCCTGCCTGGTGTAAGAATAGCAATCTGCACTTGTCGAGgagttctgtttttttctactgtttttcctttctagGGTTCTGGATGGTGGAAATTTGAACTGTGCTTCGGTAAGCATGTACGGCAATACCACAAGGACACTTCCATCTACCTGGGATACTTCAATGTGGACAAGCATCGTGAGTGGTTGGAAAAGCACCCATCTGTACGGTACAAGCTCAAGCTCGAGAATCAAATCAGCCACTTTTACACCGGTGGCGATATTTGCGACAAAACCAATCAGCCTCGCCAGGTGGAGGTGAAACTGAAATGTACCGAGCATTCGGCCACCAGCTCCGATGTGATTGCCCTTTACTTACTGGAACCGCGTCCCTGCGAGTACGTGCTGAATGTTGAATCTTCGAAGATTTGTGATATTCTACCGCTGGCATCGGAAGATATGCTGCTGCCGGAAAACATGCAGCAGCTCGAAGAAGAAACGCTTCTTGTGATGGACAGTACCAATAATGTTAATAATTGAATAAAAGTGTACCAGCTCACCATCCACTAAAACTAACACGTTGCAGTCAATTGCTGTACTCCGCGACGGGCGTTTTCGTCTCCGTGTTGATTTTAACCGATAGCTGCGTAAACAGCTGATCCCAAGTCCACACTTCGTCCGGTTCTTCAATATCTTGCTCGCTTTCCAGGCATTCCGTTAAAATGGAAATGTCAATTTCATCTAAATTTCCCAGCGCTGAGGCTTTCCCGTTGGTAAAGATGTCCGAGCTTAGGTTTTTGTAAGTTGTAGCACTGTAAATCGATGAAAAAGTTTGAATGAATTACTTATGGCCCGACTATACACTATCAGCGTGCAAACGTACGAGGGAAGGTTCGGGCTTTCGTTGTACAGAAGGCTTTCGTGTATTTCATCCGCATCAGGCAGCACGGGAATATCATCGATCGGGTTGTAATCGATcgccgtgctgctgctgtcgtcCATCGAGATGATATTATTGCTGCTGAACCGCTCCCTGCAAAGAGTTGTGTGAATGTAACGGTACTACTTACATCATCTCCGACCAGTGCTACCTACATCTctaaaatattcgaaaatttCCGACCGTTCCTGAAACGATTACACGAAACGCATTAACTTCCGTGCGACTAGGTTGTTTGATCAATAATCTGGAAAATGAGACCTTACTTTCCATGTCCCGAGGCGCCCGTCGTTAACGATGACAATGATCGACCAATCGACGAGTCTTCcatccagctgtcggtttttACCTTCGCTGGCGTTCCACCAGCTCCGGTGGATGGGGATGCTTTTTCTTGCATGCTTAACGAGTGTTTTTTTGCTGCCTGTTACCCCCACCGGATCATTAATTACTATTACCGTGCCCTAAACCGTGTTCCAATGGTCCTGATTCAATATTTATGCCACGATTCGGTGTGAAGATAACGTGTCATCTCAGTTGTCTGCTAGACCTGCAccgtttgttgtgttgtgaCGCGTTGCCTATCAGGTTGCTAGGCGACGCCATGCAAGCAACCCaagcaactgtcaaacaaGGACAgcacgaacaaaacgaaatcaaaacaaaacaaccgattCCTCCATCGTTCAGCTAGgtgttaaatttattatattttctaatCACATCGTTACATGTTTGCTACTAGCTTAGACCCGCAGAAGCTCATTCTCATTGAATAGGAGCTGCGCTCAAAGGCGTCTTTCTTGTAAGGTGTTGATTTCCCTTAACCAGCTTTTCACCGACAGATTGGAGAATTGGAGTAAcagtaaataaatattatgaaaCTATTCGAACAAAATGTAAGGAACTATAGTGTGAACAACATTAACTATAGAATAGCTAAGGAATAGCGCCCCAGTACCAGCGTTTGTAGATTTTGTGCTCCTTTTCTAAGCTTCCTGCTGAGAAGAATGCGTGGATGTAAAATTGACAAGTTTCTAGACAGGACACGCCGAtgtcttcatcttcttcacgACCTAGAATCATAGAGAAAGTATTTAGATATTAATATTTGGCATAGGGGTTCAATTTATCTACGGATCTACCATGCGAACAAAATGGTTCTATGCAAATTATATCAACGTTAGATGTGGACTGATGCACGTGGTGTAGAATGATATGTTTAGTATCTACTGTCCAATGTTACAGAATACAAGCGTTGCCAAAAAGCCGTTCTTCTACAGACTACGAGTACGAGTATCTTTGCGCTACGACAAGTTGTCGAAACGAAAGCATGCAAACCACTATTCGCAGCGTACTTACGCCAAAGAGAGATGAAATTCCAGAAAGATGGTTATAGAGATAAACCTGAAAATTTGCCGATTGAGATCGTTTCGTGGGCCGTTTGAAATGAAGCCCCTACACACGTACAAAAGCTCTACACTACGTACTCGCGATCACTAATGACCTTGATACCGTGTTCGGTAAATACAAATTTGATCATATCGTCGTAACTACGAGATGGACTGATCCGCCCGGTTGAAGCAGCCGTTGAAGCGGCCGTATGGGCTGTGCTGGTGCTAAGAGTAGCGCCTAGGTTGCTAGCGATTGATgtgatcgttttgatcgtgGCAGACGGGCTGCTTCGATCATGTTTTACAGCATTAGCGGTGCTAGCGTTTGAGGTTGTCGTGCGTTTGGTCGTTGTGCTAGTATTGTCGTTGTTGGTGCTGCTTTTAGCGTTTGTGCTCGGTTTCGTGGCCGTTTGTTCGATCGATACCCGGCGTGGGCTTAGCTTCTCGCTCGTACATACACCCACCTTCTTGACCACCGTGCTGCTGCCGTCCACATCGTCTAGGGTGATAGTGTGAGTGAGTTTTGCATTGCCATCAGGAGACGTTAGCAGCGGGGGCGTCGAAGAAGGAGCCGCCGTTGTAATGATCTGTACGGCACTCCCGGGACGGCCGAGAAATGTGCCGCGACTACTACCAACCACCGTTCCTGTCTTGGAGGAGGAAGTGGAGTCGTTGGCGCAACAAAACACCTTGTTGAGGGCCGCTGGGCCCGATGGTATGAAGGGTGATGGTAGATCCGTTTCGTCCATTACTTCACAGGACGATCCAATCTTGTTTAACTGATTCCGATGCTCTATGTAGAGGTCCGGGTCGCTTATAGGCGAGATGGGCGAAATGCTCATGGCTTCCGCTGCGCTGCCAGGTGTAAGAATATACTTACTGTTCCATTCCAGCCCGCAAACAATTAAGTTGGCAGGCGGCCGATTGCACAGACATGTCGGAAAGCGTATTCCGATTAGGCGAGAATGGGTGAGGCAATTACGGCGAGTATGAGCTCAAACATGAACTGTCTGTTTCACTGTATGGAATGTATGCGTGTTACTGTCATTTTCTGTTCCTAACGATGTTTGTCAGAGGTTTGATTCAAACCAACCCAAACTTCCCGCGGTTGAACTACTCACGTGTCACTATTGCACCCGAACAGTCCAAACTTCCTAATGTACTCCGTGACATGGTCATCCAGCAGATACTTCACCGACAGTCCTCGATTCAGCAGACGACGAATCAACGTCGAGCTTACATCATTTGTAACCCAGTTTGTAACGATCGTTATGTTGCGCTTTTggtgagagaagaaaaagaactttTTGAAACTGTGCTAATCTAATTTTAGAAACAATCACATTCTTACCCGGTATCGGCTTAGTAGATCAGAGTTGAATATGAATTGCTCTGGGTTGGAGCCGGCTCGAGAGATGACCACGATTCCATGATAGCCTAGAATGGCCTCAAGATCCTCGTCCTTCCAAAGTCCCGGAGTGGCGAAAGATTCCAATAGATCAGCACCACACAAAAGTTTCAGCTGAACCTGTCCAGCCGTTTTCTTAATCCCTTCCGGAATCCAGGCGGGAATGTGCTGATTGTTGATGGTCCCATTGGTATCTTTCAAGTATGAATTGATGTAATTCTGTAATGATTTGCAAGTAGGTCAGGTTTGGTCAAATGCATAGTTAAATACAACAATGTTACCTGATGATACTGCAAGACCTGCCGCGTGCGTGTCCATTCTTCCTGCTGCGTTTCCCAGTCAGAAAGGTGTATCCAATCGGACGACTTAAGGCCAATCTTAATCATCGCACAGCGGTGTGTGGCAGAGACCAGTCCTTTCTTCGCATATGAGTCATGCACAGGAGACACAATTCCTCCAACAACCTGCCCCAGGCCCATCTGCTGGATGTGATCGCGTGCAATTTCTGTGAGAAAATCC
Coding sequences within:
- the LOC131262892 gene encoding uncharacterized protein LOC131262892 isoform X1 — its product is MRMTSSTKIMLIACGSFSPPTPMHFRMFEIARDHIQQMGLGQVVGGIVSPVHDSYAKKGLVSATHRCAMIKIGLKSSDWIHLSDWETQQEEWTRTRQVLQYHQNYINSYLKDTNGTINNQHIPAWIPEGIKKTAGQVQLKLLCGADLLESFATPGLWKDEDLEAILGYHGIVVISRAGSNPEQFIFNSDLLSRYRRNITIVTNWVTNDVSSTLIRRLLNRGLSVKYLLDDHVTEYIRKFGLFGCNSDTKYILTPGSAAEAMSISPISPISDPDLYIEHRNQLNKIGSSCEVMDETDLPSPFIPSGPAALNKVFCCANDSTSSSKTGTVVGSSRGTFLGRPGSAVQIITTAAPSSTPPLLTSPDGNAKLTHTITLDDVDGSSTVVKKVGVCTSEKLSPRRVSIEQTATKPSTNAKSSTNNDNTSTTTKRTTTSNASTANAVKHDRSSPSATIKTITSIASNLGATLSTSTAHTAASTAASTGRISPSRSYDDMIKFVFTEHGIKVISDREYVV
- the LOC131262320 gene encoding intraflagellar transport protein 43 homolog is translated as MQEKASPSTGAGGTPAKVKTDSWMEDSSIGRSLSSLTTGASGHGKNGRKFSNILEMERFSSNNIISMDDSSSTAIDYNPIDDIPVLPDADEIHESLLYNESPNLPSATTYKNLSSDIFTNGKASALGNLDEIDISILTECLESEQDIEEPDEVWTWDQLFTQLSVKINTETKTPVAEYSN
- the LOC131262892 gene encoding nicotinamide/nicotinic acid mononucleotide adenylyltransferase 1 isoform X2, with translation MRMTSSTKIMLIACGSFSPPTPMHFRMFEIARDHIQQMGLGQVVGGIVSPVHDSYAKKGLVSATHRCAMIKIGLKSSDWIHLSDWETQQEEWTRTRQVLQYHQNYINSYLKDTNGTINNQHIPAWIPEGIKKTAGQVQLKLLCGADLLESFATPGLWKDEDLEAILGYHGIVVISRAGSNPEQFIFNSDLLSRYRRNITIVTNWVTNDVSSTLIRRLLNRGLSVKYLLDDHVTEYIRKFGLFGCNSDTETDSSCLSSYSP
- the LOC131262319 gene encoding endoplasmic reticulum lectin 1 isoform X1, translated to MRLLNSFILVAVFGVAPFLLSNGHDLKGFDDSVLFNLVWHTKDELVPNPPDAEEIVVTSANKEKYRCVIPSITAKESTGDVEYNGPSPFELLEPLFSSTACSYRIESYWSYEVCHGNYIKQYHEERHEKSTKVQEYFLGRWDKQKTEAMKARQKSGESEKEQMKYKKIEGFNLPYLELEMDSGTICDLNGEPRVTKILYVCYMFGKNEVYSLKETSTCNYEVIILTAGLCTHPKYKPQDTEENKINCSPVGDSPRKPKALLQMEVDKLRQKYQQLSVTISDVLGYEMPAMSEDGSIRGDLIRKDEEFSFGWKGLEIDPADEEGETPVSSMSKRPKKSKELTSLLEFLDGAYCLPGGSGWWKFELCFGKHVRQYHKDTSIYLGYFNVDKHREWLEKHPSVRYKLKLENQISHFYTGGDICDKTNQPRQVEVKLKCTEHSATSSDVIALYLLEPRPCEYVLNVESSKICDILPLASEDMLLPENMQQLEEETLLVMDSTNNVNN
- the LOC131262319 gene encoding endoplasmic reticulum lectin 1 isoform X2 — protein: MRLLNSFILVAVFGVAPFLLSNGHDLKGFDDSVLFNLVWHTKDELVPNPPDAEEIVVTSANKEKYRCVIPSITAKESTGDVEYNGPSPFELLEPLFSSTACSYRIESYWSYEVCHGNYIKQYHEERHEKSTKVQEYFLGRWDKQKTEAMKARQKSGESEKEQMKYKKIEGFNLPYLELEMDSGTICDLNGEPRVTKILYVCYMFGKNEVYSLKETSTCNYEVIILTAGLCTHPKYKPQDTEENKINCSPVGDSPRKPKALLQMEVDKLRQKYQQLSDGSIRGDLIRKDEEFSFGWKGLEIDPADEEGETPVSSMSKRPKKSKELTSLLEFLDGAYCLPGGSGWWKFELCFGKHVRQYHKDTSIYLGYFNVDKHREWLEKHPSVRYKLKLENQISHFYTGGDICDKTNQPRQVEVKLKCTEHSATSSDVIALYLLEPRPCEYVLNVESSKICDILPLASEDMLLPENMQQLEEETLLVMDSTNNVNN